A window of the Roseburia sp. 831b genome harbors these coding sequences:
- a CDS encoding glycoside hydrolase family 130 protein yields MIHKKYFELLEQQEQFLNRKNKKSDFYNGVYDRYEYPVLTREHIPLTWRYDLNEETNPYFMERLGINAVMNSGAIELNGKYYLVARIEGNDRKSFFGVAESDNGIDGFRFWDYPILLEDTCPDETNVYDMRLTKHEDGYIYGVFCSESKDHSVNDLSAAVAAAGIVRTKDLKHWERLDNLVTLNSPQQRNVVLHPEFVDGKYAFYTRPMDDFIETGSGGGIGFGLCDDITHAVIDEEKMTSLRKYHTITEAKNGAGATPIKTEKGWIHIAHGVRNTAAGLRYVIYAFATDLKDPSKVIAEPSGLLIGPRGEERVGDVSNVVFTNGAIVNEKNEVFIYYASSDTRMHVATTTVDKLVDYVFNTPKDPLRSVECVAQRCDLITKNLELLKEHKGE; encoded by the coding sequence ATGATTCATAAGAAATATTTTGAATTGTTAGAACAACAAGAACAATTTTTAAATCGTAAAAATAAAAAAAGCGATTTCTATAACGGTGTTTATGACCGTTATGAATATCCGGTTTTGACAAGAGAGCATATTCCACTTACCTGGAGATATGACTTAAATGAAGAGACAAATCCATATTTTATGGAACGCTTAGGAATTAATGCAGTTATGAATTCCGGAGCAATTGAATTAAATGGAAAATATTACTTGGTTGCAAGAATCGAAGGAAACGACAGAAAGTCTTTCTTCGGTGTTGCAGAAAGTGATAATGGAATCGATGGATTCCGTTTCTGGGATTACCCAATTTTATTAGAGGACACCTGCCCGGATGAGACAAATGTTTATGACATGCGTTTAACCAAACATGAGGACGGATATATCTATGGTGTGTTCTGCTCAGAAAGCAAGGATCATTCGGTGAACGACTTGTCCGCAGCAGTTGCAGCAGCAGGAATTGTCCGTACCAAGGATTTAAAACATTGGGAGAGACTGGATAATTTAGTTACCTTAAATTCTCCACAGCAGAGAAACGTTGTGTTACATCCAGAATTTGTAGATGGAAAATATGCATTCTACACAAGACCAATGGATGATTTCATTGAAACCGGAAGCGGCGGAGGAATCGGATTTGGCTTATGTGATGATATTACACATGCAGTCATTGATGAAGAGAAAATGACCAGCCTTCGAAAATATCACACCATCACAGAGGCAAAGAATGGTGCCGGAGCAACTCCAATCAAGACAGAAAAAGGCTGGATTCACATTGCACATGGTGTTCGTAACACAGCAGCAGGACTTCGCTATGTAATTTATGCATTTGCAACAGACTTAAAAGATCCATCTAAAGTAATCGCAGAGCCATCTGGACTTTTGATTGGACCAAGAGGAGAAGAGCGTGTTGGTGATGTCAGCAACGTTGTATTCACAAACGGAGCAATCGTAAATGAGAAGAACGAAGTATTTATTTACTATGCTTCTTCTGACACCAGAATGCATGTTGCAACTACAACCGTAGATAAATTAGTAGATTATGTATTCAACACACCAAAGGACCCATTAAGATCCGTAGAGTGCGTTGCACAAAGATGTGATTTAATCACAAAGAACCTGGAATTATTAAAGGAACATAAAGGAGAATAG
- a CDS encoding electron transporter RnfD gives MQIFSDNENLQYSGRIDFDNPKEPVFVYAASYVKMNFTGSTLKVRISNQKQYWTNYVGYILDGEQGKITLSDEPGEKLYVIAENMKNEKHELMLFKRMDSCHIFTLHGFEVGEGATLFPVEEKPNRRIEVFGDSVSCGEVSEAVEYVGKEDPKHDGEYSNSWYSYSWMTARKLGAELHDTSQGGIALLDGTGWFLAPDYLGVESCYDKIEYNTAFGTVKQWDFKKYQPQVVIVAIGQNDNHPTDEMAIDYHSEKSKHWRKRYQDFIEKLMQLYPKSQVILTTTILRHDKSWDEAIEEVCEKINNPRVHHFLYKRNGCGTPGHIRIPEAEEMSEELSAYIESLGDIW, from the coding sequence ATGCAGATATTTTCAGATAACGAAAACTTACAATACAGTGGCCGAATTGACTTTGACAATCCAAAGGAACCGGTATTTGTCTATGCGGCAAGCTATGTCAAGATGAATTTTACCGGAAGCACATTAAAGGTAAGAATTTCCAATCAAAAACAATACTGGACGAATTATGTGGGCTATATTCTGGATGGAGAGCAGGGAAAAATCACCCTAAGTGATGAGCCAGGGGAAAAGCTTTATGTGATAGCAGAAAACATGAAAAACGAAAAGCATGAACTGATGCTTTTTAAGAGAATGGATTCCTGTCACATTTTTACGCTTCATGGTTTTGAAGTTGGGGAGGGTGCCACACTTTTCCCGGTGGAAGAAAAACCAAACCGGAGGATTGAGGTGTTTGGAGACAGCGTATCCTGTGGTGAAGTGTCAGAGGCAGTTGAATATGTAGGAAAAGAAGATCCAAAGCATGACGGGGAGTACTCCAACAGCTGGTATTCCTATTCCTGGATGACAGCAAGAAAGTTAGGAGCCGAGCTTCACGATACCTCGCAGGGCGGAATTGCTCTTTTGGATGGAACAGGCTGGTTTTTAGCGCCGGATTACCTTGGAGTGGAGTCCTGCTATGACAAAATCGAATACAACACAGCGTTTGGAACTGTGAAACAGTGGGATTTCAAGAAGTACCAGCCGCAGGTTGTGATTGTGGCAATCGGTCAGAATGACAACCACCCGACAGATGAGATGGCAATCGACTATCACAGTGAAAAATCAAAGCACTGGAGAAAACGTTATCAGGATTTTATTGAAAAACTGATGCAGCTTTATCCAAAGAGCCAGGTGATTTTGACAACAACAATTTTGCGTCACGATAAAAGCTGGGATGAGGCAATTGAAGAAGTTTGTGAAAAAATAAACAATCCGAGGGTGCATCATTTTCTTTACAAAAGAAATGGCTGCGGTACACCGGGACATATAAGGATTCCAGAGGCAGAAGAAATGTCAGAGGAATTAAGCGCCTATATCGAATCACTCGGGGATATCTGGTAA
- a CDS encoding glycoside hydrolase family 130 protein, translating into MSKYQMLSPEVPNVPWQERPEGIKDAPIWRYTENPIIGRNPLKGVARIFNSAVMPYEGEFIGVFRGEQTNGIPYIYMGRSKDAIHWDFEENKIQFVDEEGKPFMPVYAYDPRLVKVEDTYYIIWCQDFYGAAIGMAKTTDFKTFTRIENPFLPFNRNAVLFPRKINGNFMLLSRPSDSGHTPFGDIFVSESPDMVYWGKHRHVMGKGSEWWESLKIGGGAAPIETSEGWLLFYHGVSGTCNGYVYSIGGAILDRDNPSIVKYRCENFLLTPEEWYEERGFVPNVCFPCATIHDSKTGKIAIYYGAADSYVGLAFTELDEIIDYIKDHSVVNSTDTEIGRR; encoded by the coding sequence ATGAGCAAATATCAGATGTTAAGCCCTGAGGTACCAAACGTACCTTGGCAGGAACGTCCAGAAGGAATCAAAGATGCTCCAATCTGGAGATATACAGAAAACCCAATTATCGGAAGAAATCCATTAAAAGGGGTTGCAAGAATTTTTAACAGTGCGGTAATGCCTTATGAAGGAGAATTTATCGGAGTATTCCGTGGAGAGCAGACAAATGGTATTCCATACATTTACATGGGAAGAAGTAAAGACGCTATCCACTGGGATTTTGAAGAAAATAAAATTCAGTTTGTCGATGAAGAAGGAAAGCCATTCATGCCGGTTTACGCTTACGACCCAAGACTGGTAAAAGTTGAAGATACCTACTATATCATCTGGTGCCAGGATTTTTACGGCGCAGCAATCGGAATGGCAAAGACAACGGATTTCAAGACATTTACCAGAATTGAGAATCCATTCCTTCCATTTAACAGAAATGCCGTTTTATTCCCAAGAAAAATCAACGGAAACTTCATGTTGTTATCCAGACCGTCTGACAGTGGTCATACACCATTTGGTGATATCTTCGTCAGCGAGAGCCCAGATATGGTTTACTGGGGCAAACACCGCCATGTAATGGGTAAAGGTTCCGAGTGGTGGGAATCCTTAAAAATCGGTGGTGGAGCTGCACCAATCGAGACATCAGAAGGATGGTTATTATTCTACCACGGCGTAAGTGGAACCTGTAATGGTTATGTATATTCTATCGGTGGCGCAATCTTAGATCGCGATAACCCATCGATTGTAAAATATCGTTGTGAAAACTTCCTTTTAACACCAGAAGAGTGGTATGAGGAACGTGGTTTCGTACCAAATGTCTGCTTCCCATGTGCAACCATCCATGATTCTAAGACTGGAAAGATTGCAATCTATTATGGAGCAGCAGATAGTTATGTTGGTCTTGCATTTACAGAACTGGATGAGATTATCGATTATATCAAAGATCACAGCGTTGTAAATAGTACAGATACAGAAATTGGCAGACGTTAA